One Punica granatum isolate Tunisia-2019 chromosome 3, ASM765513v2, whole genome shotgun sequence genomic window carries:
- the LOC116198647 gene encoding pleiotropic drug resistance protein 1-like → MDQGGDIYKASNSLRRAGSSSVWRDNTRMDVFSMSSSRTEDDEEALRWAALEKLPTFDRLRKGILTTSHGVGNVIDISHLGFHERRTLIERLINVAVEDNERFLLKLKDRLDRVGINLPTIEVRYEHLNVEAEAHVGSRALPTFFNFILNIVEGFLNFLHILSSKKKQITILQDVSGIIKPGRMTLLLGPPSSGKTTLLLALVGKLDSELKTSGTVTYNGHAMNEFVPQRSAAYISQHDLHIEEMTVRETLAFSARCQGVGTRYDMLVELSRREKAANIKPDPDIDIFMKAAATEGQETNVITDYVLKILGLEVCADTMVGGDMLRGISGGQRKRLTTGEMLVGPAKALFMDEISTGLDSSTTYQIINSLKHMVHILNRTAVISLLQPAPETYDLFDDIILLSDDRIVYQGPRELVLDFFESMGFQCPERKGVADFLQEVTSRKDQQQYWARKDKPYHFITVQEFVEAFQSFHVGRKLRDELSVPYDRSKNHHAALATRRYGVGKKELLKANISREYLLMKRNSFVYIFNLIQLAIMAFIGMTVFLKTNMHRNTILDGGVYTGALFLSVTVIMFNGMSELSMTLAKLHVFYKQRDLLFFPAWSYALPTWILKIPIAFMEVSVWVFITYYVIGFDPDVGRLFKQYLLLILVNQMASALLRFVAAMGRNVTVANTFSTFALITLFTLGGVVLSREQMKRWWMWGYWLSPMMYGQNAIVVNEFLGKSWSHIPPNSTEPLGIQVLKARGFFPHAYWYWIGVGALFGFVIIFNFGFSIALAYLKPFRNSQAAKSDNTETAGGVTGLSARGENREERRVSRHSSSSSSTMPTTASNVNGRRGMVLPFEQHCITFDEIKYSVDMPEEMRGEGVMEDKLVLLKGVSGAFRPGVLTALMGVSGAGKTTLLDVLAGRKTGGYIEGNISISGYPKKQETFARIAGYCEQNDIHSPHVTVYESLLYSSWLRLPSDVNSKTRKMFIEEVMELVELNPVRNALVGLPSVDSLSTEQRKRLTIAVELVANPSIIFMDEPTSGLDARAAAIVMRTVRNTVDTGRTVVCTIHQPSIDIFEAFDELFLMKQGGQEIYVGPLGRHCSQLIKYFEGIEGVSKIKDRYNPATWMLEVTTSAQEMALGVDFADLYKQSDLYRRNKALINELSVPAPGSKDLYFPTQYPQSMFTQFMACLWKQSWSYWRNPPYKAVQFLFTTLTALMFGTMFWDLGTQKKTPQDLTNAMGSMYTAVIFLGVLNCYSVQPVVAVEWTVFYRERAAGMYSPVPYALAQVLIEIPYILAQVVTYVLIVYAMIGFEWIGAKFFWYLFFMYFTLLYFTFFGMMTVAVTPNPHIAAIVSSFFYGWWNLFAGFIIPRTRIPIWWRWYYWTCPVSWSLYGLVASQFSDIKAPLDNGQTVQDYVRDYLGYRHVFVGVAAAVVVGFTILFASSFVISTKVFNFRQR, encoded by the exons ATGGATCAAGGTGGGGACATATACAAGGCGAGCAACAGCCTGCGCAGGGCCGGCAGCTCCTCGGTATGGAGGGACAACACCAGGATGGACGTGTTCTCGATGTCATCCTCAAGGACTGAGGACGACGAGGAGGCCCTCAGGTGGGCTGCCCTCGAGAAGCTCCCGACCTTCGACCGTCTCAGGAAGGGGATCCTAACGACCTCCCATGGGGTAGGGAATGTGATCGATATAAGCCACCTGGGGTTCCACGAGCGGCGCACCCTCATCGAGAGGCTCATCAATGTTGCAGTGGAGGACAATGAGAGGTTCCTGTTGAAGCTCAAGGACCGTCTCGACAG AGTCGGGATCAATCTTCCAACCATCGAGGTCCGATATGAGCATCTGAATGTGGAGGCGGAGGCCCATGTCGGAAGCAGAGCTTTGCCCACTTTCTTCAACTTCATCCTTAACATAGTTGAG GGATTCTTGAATTTCCTGCACATACTTTCTAGTAAAAAGAAGCAGATAACAATCCTTCAAGATGTTAGTGGAATCATCAAACCTGGaag AATGACCCTACTACTGGGTCCTCCTAGTTCAGGAAAGACGACTCTCTTGTTGGCTTTGGTGGGGAAGCTCGACTCTGAATTAAAG ACTTCTGGAACGGTGACATACAATGGGCATGCTATGAATGAGTTTGTGCCCCAGAGATCAGCTGCATACATCAGCCAACACGACCTCCACATCGAAGAGATGACTGTCAGAGAGACTCTGGCCTTCTCGGCTCGATGTCAGGGTGTCGGGACCCGTTACG ATATGTTGGTAGAGTTGTCTAGGAGAGAGAAGGCAGCCAATATAAAACCCGACCCTGACATCGATATTTTCATGAAG GCAGCAGCAACAGAAGGCCAAGAGACCAATGTGATTACAGATTATGTACTCAAG ATTCTTGGATTGGAGGTGTGTGCAGATACTATGGTCGGGGGCGATATGCTGCGGGGTATTTCAGGTGGACAAAGAAAGCGTCTTACCACAG GCGAAATGCTTGTGGGACCGGCAAAGGCGCTGTTTATGGATGAGATATCAACTGGGCTCGACAGCTCCACGACCTACCAGATCATCAACTCGCTCAAACATATGGTTCACATCCTCAACAGGACTGCTGTAATATCTCTGCTCCAGCCTGCTCCCGAGACGTACGATCTGTTCGATGATATTATCCTATTATCGGATGATCGGATAGTGTATCAGGGCCCAAGGGAGCTGGTCCTAGATTTCTTTGAGTCCATGGGATTCCAGTGCCCTGAGAGGAAAGGAGTAGCCGATTTTTTGCAGGAA gtGACATCCAGGAAGGATCAACAGCAGTATTGGGCCCGAAAGGACAAGCCTTACCATTTCATTACAGTTCAGGAATTTGTTGAGGCATTCCAGTCGTTCCATGTGGGAAGAAAGCTCCGGGATGAGCTGTCAGTTCCATACGACCGGAGCAAGAACCACCATGCTGCTCTGGCGACCCGAAGATACGGCGTCGGGAAGAAAGAACTCCTGAAGGCAAACATTTCAAGAGAGTACTTGCTGATGAAGAGGAACTCATTTGTTTACATCTTCAACCTCATCCAA CTTGCGATTATGGCATTTATTGGGATGACTGTTTTCCTGAAGACCAATATGCACCGAAACACTATACTCGATGGAGGGGTTTACACTGGAGCTCTGTTCTTATCGGTCACAGTGATCATGTTCAATGGCATGTCCGAGCTCTCAATGACGCTTGCAAAACTACACGTCTTCTACAAGCAAAGGGATCTACTCTTTTTCCCTGCATGGTCTTATGCTCTTCCAACGTGGATCCTGAAGATCCCCATCGCATTCATGGAAGTGAGTGTCTGGGTTTTCATTACTTACTACGTGATTGGGTTCGATCCCGATGTTGGAAG GTTGTTCAAGCAGTATCTTCTACTAATACTTGTCAATCAGATGGCTTCAGCGCTGTTGCGATTTGTTGCAGCAATGGGAAGGAACGTCACTGTTGCCAACACATTTTCTACCTTTgctttgatcactctctttacTCTAGGTGGAGTGGTCCTCTCCCGAG AGCAAATGAAGAGATGGTGGATGTGGGGCTACTGGTTATCGCCCATGATGTATGGGCAAAACGCGATTGTTGTGAACGAGTTCTTGGGGAAGAGTTGGAGCCAT ATACCTCCGAACTCAACCGAACCATTAGGCATCCAAGTCCTCAAAGCACGCGGCTTCTTCCCCCATGCCTACTGGTACTGGATTGGAGTTGGGGCTTTGTTCGGATTTGTGATAATTTTCAACTTCGGCTTTTCGATCGCTCTCGCTTATCTTAAAC CATTCAGAAATTCACAGGCAGCTAAGTCTGATAATACTGAAACCGCCGGAGGAGTGACTGGCTTGTCAGCTCGAGGAG AAAATCGGGAAGAGAGGAGAGTGAGCAGACATTCGTCGAGCTCTTCATCTACCATGCCCACAACAGCTTCAAATGTAAACGGGAGAAGAGGAATGGTTCTCCCCTTCGAGCAGCACTGCATAACCTTCGATGAAATCAAATACTCCGTTGATATGCCTGAG GAAATGAGGGGTGAGGGTGTTATGGAGGACAAGCTGGTGCTCCTGAAAGGAGTGAGTGGTGCTTTCAGGCCAGGAGTTCTAACGGCTTTGATGGGCGTCAGTGGTGCCGGTAAGACTACCCTTTTGGACGTTTTGGCCGGTAGAAAGACTGGAGGATACATAGAGGGCAACATCAGCATTTCTGGGTATCCGAAAAAGCAGGAAACTTTCGCTCGAATTGCTGGTTACTGTGAGCAGAACGACATCCATTCCCCTCATGTGACAGTCTATGAATCACTGCTTTACTCTAGCTGGCTTCGTCTTCCATCCGACGTCAACAGCAAGACCCGGAAG ATGTTTATAGAGGAAGTAATGGAGCTTGTGGAGCTTAATCCAGTGAGAAATGCATTGGTTGGACTACCCAGTGTGGATAGTCTCTCAACAGAACAAAGGAAAAGGCTTACGATAGCTGTCGAATTAGTGGCAAACCCATCCATAATCTTCATGGATGAGCCCACCTCAGGACTTGATGCCAGAGCTGCTGCCATTGTAATGAGAACTGTCAGAAACACCGTGGACACGGGAAGAACGGTCGTCTGCACGATCCATCAGCCGAGTATCGACATCTTTGAAGCCTTTGATGAG CTTTTCTTAATGAAGCAAGGAGGGCAAGAAATATACGTTGGTCCATTGGGTCGTCACTGTAGCCAGCTAATAAAGTACTTCGAG GGAATTGAAGGGGTTAGCAAAATTAAAGACAGGTATAACCCAGCAACATGGATGCTCGAAGTTACGACCTCAGCACAAGAGATGGCTCTGGGAGTCGACTTTGCCGATTTGTATAAACAATCAGATTTGTACAG GAGGAACAAGGCATTAATTAACGAACTGAGTGTGCCTGCTCCCGGTTCGAAGGACCTCTACTTCCCTACACAATATCCGCAGTCAATGTTCACACAGTTCATGGCCTGTCTGTGGAAGCAGAGCTGGTCTTACTGGAGGAACCCGCCTTACAAAGCTGTTCAGTTTCTCTTCACGACCCTCACCGCTCTTATGTTTGGGACGATGTTCTGGGACCTTGGAACCCAAAA GAAGACGCCGCAAGATCTCACCAATGCGATGGGTTCAATGTACACTGCTGTTATCTTCCTTGGTGTCCTGAACTGCTATTCAGTGCAGCCTGTGGTGGCGGTTGAATGGACAGTCTTCTATAGGGAACGAGCCGCAGGAATGTACTCACCCGTGCCATATGCTCTAGCACAG GTTCTGATTGAAATCCCATACATCCTCGCTCAAGTAGTTACATATGTGTTGATAGTGTATGCCATGATTGGATTTGAGTGGATAGGAGCCAAGTTCTTTTGGTACCTCTTCTTCATGTACTTCACATTGCTCTACTTCACCTTCTTTGGCATGATGACCGTGGCCGTGACACCGAATCCCCATATCGCTGCCATTGTCTCCAGCTTCTTCTACGGGTGGTGGAACCTCTTCGCTGGATTCATCATCCCACGAACG AGGATCCCGATTTGGTGGAGATGGTACTATTGGACATGCCCCGTCTCTTGGTCCTTGTACGGTCTGGTCGCATCGCAGTTCAGTGATATAAAGGCCCCCCTCGACAATGGCCAAACTGTGCAGGACTATGTTAGAGATTATCTCGGATACAGGCATGTTTTTGTCGGAGTGGCTGCAGCTGTGGTTGTCGGATTTACCATTCTGTTCGCATCATCTTTCGTGATATCGACTAAGGTGTTCAATTTCCGGCAgagataa